A segment of the Natrinema sp. SYSU A 869 genome:
AGCCTGAAGCGTTTCAAACAGCTCTTCTCGATCTTTTTGATACTGAGGCGATCAGTATCGACTGGCCGATGATAGAGACTGCCGACGGGCTACAAGTAACATTTTTCGGTGAGATGAAGCCCTCCAGCAGATGATTGCTAGCGTCCCTGACGAAATGGACCTGCGTCTCGAACGGGCAGGAGAGTATCAGCCAGAGATGGATGACCCAGCGGCACAACTAACGGACCGACAGAAAGAAATCGTACGGACAGCGATTGCGATGGGATACTATGACATCCCACGCGTGCAACGCAACGTGACTTGGCGGCCGAGTTCGGACTGTCACAGGGAACGATTGGCGAACATCTTCGGCGAGTCGAGGCGAAGATTATCCAATCTGTGGTTGTGTGACTGTCATCACGTTTCATCTGTATTCTCAGCAAGTAGCTATCACCTATGTGTTCTATAACACGCCGAAAGTTCCTTAACTCACCAGAATATGACATATCGCACACTAACACACGCCAAATATAAGCGGTGAGCAGTAACACAACCCCGTATGGATGACCCTGATGACCTACCAGGCCCTGAGGCTGATCGGTCGGTTGAGCGCGGTGAGACGTATAATCATGCTCAGCATGGTCGCGTAGAGGTCTCCGGAATTTGGAGGGGTGTCAATGAAGTTGATTCGGCGCGTAATACGAATCAGAAAGAGGTTATCATTGTTCGATACTCTGCCGAACAAGAGGGTGAACGAGTGGATGAACTGACGGATACACTCGATGAGTTTCTCGAGGCCATCGAATAACGGGAGACGAACTTGCTTTTACCTTCTCTGATTTCGTCACCTACAAGACAACTTAGTTTCCAGTGATTTCCGATAGTTCGCCATCTACCGGACTACGAGTACGGAAACCGGTGATCGGCGAACGACGTTTTCCGCGACGCTCCCGAGCAG
Coding sequences within it:
- a CDS encoding helix-turn-helix domain-containing protein, with product MAAEFGLSQGTIGEHLRRVEAKIIQSVVV